A genomic segment from Lignipirellula cremea encodes:
- a CDS encoding Ldh family oxidoreductase, producing the protein MPSIPADVLRTFACQLLSAGGASAEEAEIVAASLVDSNLRGYDSHGVMRIPSYVQMLNDGVLISGAELAIESEGDSRVVGDANWGIGQVQASRLLDRLMEKSRACGVAIGTLLHAGHIGRLGEYCERAAAEGLVTMLMVNSHGAAVRVAPPGGKEPRLSTNPIAIGVPNGEEPLVLDFSTSATAEGKVRVKKIAGEQCPPGWLLDSEGRPTTDPNLLYGTPPGSILPMGGDQSYKGFGLSLMIDILCGALSGGVTARRDRYPKLGNCVFMMVLNPALFGGVDHFRNEVAQLVEYVRSCPTVAGVDQITLPGDPERRLFAARQETGLTLDSENWQQLVNLGEQLGLAAPSV; encoded by the coding sequence ATGCCGTCGATTCCCGCCGATGTTTTGCGTACGTTCGCCTGCCAGTTACTATCCGCCGGCGGCGCCTCCGCCGAGGAAGCCGAGATCGTCGCCGCCAGTCTGGTCGACTCCAACCTGCGCGGTTACGACTCCCATGGGGTGATGCGCATTCCTTCCTACGTGCAGATGCTCAATGACGGCGTGCTGATATCCGGCGCGGAACTGGCGATCGAAAGCGAAGGCGACTCACGCGTGGTCGGGGATGCGAACTGGGGCATTGGCCAGGTCCAGGCCAGCCGCCTGCTGGATCGCCTGATGGAGAAATCCCGCGCATGCGGCGTGGCGATCGGTACGCTGCTGCACGCCGGACATATCGGGCGCCTGGGCGAATATTGCGAACGGGCTGCAGCCGAAGGTCTGGTCACCATGCTGATGGTCAATTCGCACGGGGCGGCGGTGCGGGTGGCTCCTCCCGGCGGCAAGGAACCCCGGCTCAGCACCAATCCGATCGCGATCGGCGTGCCCAATGGCGAGGAACCGCTGGTCCTGGATTTCAGCACCAGTGCGACCGCGGAAGGTAAAGTCCGCGTGAAAAAGATCGCCGGCGAACAGTGCCCTCCCGGCTGGCTGCTGGATAGCGAAGGCCGCCCGACGACCGACCCCAACCTGTTGTACGGCACGCCGCCCGGTTCCATCCTGCCGATGGGCGGCGACCAGAGTTATAAAGGTTTTGGCCTGAGCCTGATGATCGACATCCTCTGCGGTGCGCTGTCTGGCGGCGTCACAGCCCGTCGCGATCGCTATCCCAAGCTGGGGAATTGCGTGTTCATGATGGTGCTCAACCCGGCCCTGTTCGGCGGCGTCGACCACTTCCGTAACGAGGTGGCCCAGCTGGTCGAGTACGTCCGCAGCTGTCCGACTGTCGCGGGCGTGGATCAGATTACCCTGCCCGGCGACCCGGAGCGTCGGCTGTTCGCCGCGCGGCAAGAGACCGGCTTGACCCTCGACAGCGAGAACTGGCAGCAGCTGGTCAACCTGGGCGAGCAGCTCGGGCTGGCCGCCCCCAGCGTGTAG
- a CDS encoding DUF4404 family protein translates to MPERLDRLREALRDLELELSQLDLRDEEARQLLTDAKTEIETSLAAAKQPADIESHTFSDRLTDAEVQFAVTHPNLAAVVRRLIDVLGQMGI, encoded by the coding sequence ATGCCGGAACGCTTGGATCGGCTGCGCGAAGCCTTACGCGACCTGGAGTTGGAGTTGAGCCAGCTCGACCTGCGGGATGAGGAAGCGCGTCAACTCCTCACCGACGCCAAGACCGAGATTGAAACGTCGCTGGCGGCCGCCAAACAGCCGGCGGATATCGAGTCGCATACGTTTTCGGATCGACTCACTGACGCCGAAGTGCAGTTCGCCGTTACGCACCCCAACCTGGCCGCCGTCGTCCGTCGCCTCATCGACGTTCTGGGCCAAATGGGAATCTGA
- a CDS encoding thioredoxin family protein, whose translation MIRSAALSLMAVVLAVPAFAADGVKIGDKAPTFSATDAATGKKVTLEDYKKSKAVVVCFTCNVCPVAIDYEDRFVAFAKEYAEKGVQFVAIDCNGEGIAEMAQRAEEKGFTFPYASDASGDSAIAYGARVTPHLFLLDQDRKVAYIGAFDDSNKGNAKENYLIDAVNSVLEGKTPETQTTRARGCGIRVKRS comes from the coding sequence ATGATTCGTAGCGCCGCTCTGAGCCTGATGGCTGTTGTGCTTGCTGTTCCCGCCTTTGCCGCCGACGGCGTCAAAATTGGCGACAAAGCCCCGACCTTCAGCGCCACCGACGCCGCCACCGGCAAAAAGGTAACGCTCGAAGACTACAAAAAGTCGAAAGCCGTTGTCGTTTGCTTTACCTGCAATGTTTGCCCCGTCGCGATTGATTACGAAGATCGCTTTGTGGCCTTCGCGAAAGAATACGCCGAAAAGGGAGTGCAGTTCGTCGCGATCGACTGCAACGGCGAAGGCATTGCCGAAATGGCCCAGCGCGCCGAAGAAAAAGGCTTCACCTTCCCCTACGCTTCCGACGCGTCGGGCGATTCGGCCATTGCCTACGGCGCCCGCGTCACCCCGCACTTGTTCCTGCTCGACCAGGATCGCAAAGTCGCCTACATCGGCGCTTTTGACGACAGCAACAAAGGGAACGCGAAAGAAAATTACCTGATCGACGCCGTCAATTCGGTTCTCGAAGGTAAAACCCCCGAAACGCAGACCACCCGCGCCCGCGGCTGTGGCATCCGCGTCAAACGCAGCTAG
- a CDS encoding aspartate carbamoyltransferase catalytic subunit, whose translation MDESLQPAWPAGWTRRHLLDLESLSREEIEILLDTALQMKKLTQGCRAKVPLLSGVTTANLFFENSTRTRLSFSLAARRLGADTVDFTASTSSVSKGESLLDTAKTILAMQVDSLIVRHRAPGAPYILADNLDCCVINAGDGPHEHPTQGLLDMLTIREHRPRFEDLTVALVGDIAHSRTARSNIWGLKKLGAHVIVCGPATLVSRQWEKFGVEVAHRLDDILPRCDVLNLLRIQFERQYTRPFPSVHEYALLYAMNRQRMERAKSDILIMAPGPINRGVEITPDVADGPQSVILDQVTNGLAVRMAVLWLTCRVAQQAAV comes from the coding sequence ATGGACGAATCCCTGCAACCGGCCTGGCCTGCCGGCTGGACGCGCCGGCACCTGCTGGATCTGGAAAGTCTCTCGCGTGAAGAGATCGAGATCCTGCTCGACACGGCCCTGCAGATGAAAAAGCTAACGCAGGGCTGCCGTGCGAAAGTCCCTCTGCTCAGCGGCGTGACCACCGCCAACCTGTTCTTTGAGAATTCGACCCGCACCCGGCTGAGCTTCTCCCTGGCCGCCCGGCGCCTGGGCGCCGATACGGTCGACTTCACCGCCTCGACCAGTAGCGTTTCCAAAGGAGAGTCGCTCCTCGATACGGCGAAAACCATTCTGGCCATGCAGGTGGATTCCCTGATTGTTCGCCATCGCGCGCCGGGCGCTCCGTACATCCTGGCCGACAATCTCGACTGCTGTGTGATCAACGCCGGCGACGGACCGCACGAGCATCCCACCCAGGGGCTGCTGGATATGCTTACCATTCGCGAGCATCGTCCCCGTTTTGAAGACCTGACCGTGGCCCTGGTCGGCGATATCGCCCACAGCCGCACGGCCCGTTCCAATATCTGGGGGCTGAAGAAGCTGGGCGCCCATGTGATCGTGTGCGGTCCGGCGACGCTGGTCTCTCGCCAGTGGGAAAAGTTCGGCGTCGAGGTGGCGCACCGGCTGGATGACATCCTGCCGCGTTGCGACGTACTGAACCTGTTGCGGATCCAGTTCGAACGCCAATACACCCGGCCGTTCCCCTCCGTGCATGAATACGCCCTGCTGTACGCCATGAATCGGCAGCGCATGGAACGGGCCAAAAGCGATATCCTGATCATGGCGCCGGGGCCGATCAATCGCGGCGTGGAAATCACTCCCGACGTCGCCGACGGTCCCCAATCCGTGATCCTTGATCAGGTCACCAACGGCCTGGCGGTGCGCATGGCCGTGCTCTGGCTCACCTGTCGCGTCGCCCAGCAAGCGGCCGTTTAA
- a CDS encoding flavin reductase family protein, with protein MSFAHGPAVQDVLRLIDREVWIVTAAAGDDQGGMVATWVSQASLDPGHGVMVLGAAPNHYTAELIDRSNAFALHLITPEQIDLAWNFAIGSGRDRDKLAGLTAVPGLTGSPLLAECLARLECRVFARLATGDRTYYWGQIGAAERRGDATPLREQQLLSMANDAQKTALKANMQHDIAVQTPDWEAWRRELPPLLQPGQ; from the coding sequence ATGTCTTTTGCGCATGGACCTGCCGTTCAAGACGTGCTCCGCCTGATCGATCGTGAGGTTTGGATCGTGACGGCCGCCGCGGGGGACGACCAGGGCGGCATGGTCGCCACCTGGGTTTCGCAGGCTTCCCTTGATCCGGGCCACGGCGTCATGGTGCTGGGAGCCGCGCCAAACCACTATACGGCCGAGCTGATCGACCGCAGCAACGCATTCGCCCTGCATCTGATTACGCCGGAACAGATCGACCTGGCCTGGAACTTCGCCATCGGCTCCGGCCGGGATCGCGACAAACTGGCTGGGTTGACGGCAGTACCAGGCCTGACCGGCTCGCCGCTGCTGGCCGAGTGCCTGGCCCGGCTGGAGTGCCGCGTGTTTGCCCGACTGGCAACGGGCGACCGGACCTATTACTGGGGCCAGATCGGGGCCGCGGAACGCCGGGGCGACGCGACTCCGTTGCGGGAACAGCAACTTCTGTCCATGGCGAACGACGCCCAGAAAACGGCCCTCAAGGCGAACATGCAGCACGATATAGCCGTGCAGACGCCGGACTGGGAAGCGTGGCGACGGGAGTTGCCGCCGCTGCTGCAGCCGGGGCAGTGA
- the epmA gene encoding EF-P lysine aminoacylase EpmA, whose product MAPHSSAPDFGPTASLETLRFRAKLLQQTRAFFDTRDFWEVETPLLSADTVVDRHLDPLSAVLFPDPCQPETGRTLWLQTSPEFAMKRLLAAGAEAIYQITHAFRGAEQGDRHNPEFTLLEWYRVGDDLHAGMELLADFCEAILGRRPERLSYRQAFLDYAGVDPLQADTSELRDALGDDRPANLSLVQRDEWLNLLLALKVEPHLGVARPTLLHSYPPSQAALARVAGDPPVAERFELYVAGIELANGYHELLDADVLRARNASVNQQRQSDGKRPLPADSRLLQAMDAGLPACAGTALGFDRLMMLAAGKRTIAEVIAFPIDRA is encoded by the coding sequence ATGGCCCCCCATTCTTCTGCCCCGGATTTTGGCCCCACGGCATCGCTGGAAACGCTTCGCTTCCGCGCGAAGCTGCTGCAGCAAACGCGTGCCTTCTTTGATACGCGTGATTTCTGGGAAGTCGAAACGCCTTTGCTGTCGGCCGATACGGTCGTCGATCGGCATCTGGACCCGCTATCGGCGGTGCTGTTCCCTGACCCGTGCCAGCCCGAAACGGGCCGCACCCTGTGGCTGCAGACCTCGCCGGAATTCGCCATGAAGCGGCTGCTGGCCGCTGGCGCCGAGGCCATTTATCAGATCACGCACGCCTTTCGTGGGGCCGAACAAGGGGACCGCCATAACCCCGAGTTCACCCTGCTGGAATGGTACCGGGTGGGCGACGACCTGCACGCCGGGATGGAGCTGCTGGCCGATTTTTGCGAGGCGATCCTGGGTCGCCGGCCCGAACGCCTGAGCTATCGCCAGGCGTTTCTCGATTATGCAGGCGTCGATCCACTGCAGGCCGATACGAGCGAATTACGGGACGCCCTGGGCGACGATCGTCCCGCGAACCTGTCGCTCGTCCAGCGGGACGAATGGCTGAACCTGCTGCTGGCTCTGAAGGTGGAGCCGCACCTGGGAGTCGCACGCCCCACGCTGCTGCACAGCTATCCGCCCAGCCAGGCCGCCCTGGCTCGCGTGGCGGGCGATCCGCCGGTCGCCGAACGGTTTGAGTTGTATGTGGCCGGGATCGAACTGGCCAACGGCTATCATGAGTTGCTCGACGCCGACGTGCTGCGGGCGCGCAACGCCAGCGTGAATCAGCAGCGGCAGTCTGACGGCAAACGTCCCCTGCCGGCCGATAGTCGTTTACTGCAGGCGATGGACGCAGGCTTGCCCGCCTGTGCAGGCACGGCCCTGGGGTTCGATCGCCTGATGATGCTGGCCGCCGGCAAACGGACGATCGCCGAGGTGATCGCCTTTCCGATCGATCGCGCCTGA